Proteins found in one Thermodesulfobacteriota bacterium genomic segment:
- a CDS encoding cytochrome c3 family protein gives MTKRIFPALSAALLLALTLAASPWIPYAHGSIDDSQCIECHDEIDYEAFNTSVHGRHACNSCHFDVIDIADHETCGSATQQKAETCHRCHPDEGREHFASVHMINDIKCADCHSEVHAIQKWEGNKQVGVDKCLGCHDGSDYLASVHGQAVAKGNADSASCADCHGLHRIEPVGEPGTHDYVVFHTRSCQRCHADAEMMARNNVLPIAVKTYEDSYHGKVERLGSGLAAGCADCHMAHGVFSGEDPRSSIHPENLTETCGACHPGSTIRFSQFLAHADYHDRENYPILYWTYMTMTSLLVTVFAVFWIHTLLWWRKAYWSRREKLLEGNFAHSHVDEPLRPYRRFSWFDMLLHILMVVSFLGLVVTGLPLKFHRAPWAGALMDLLGGPHMAGDIHRYCAMITFVYFGSCMAYIVYFLFFKKLSQTPLQRLFGPDSLFPTLRDVTDITAMFRWFFGGRKEPQFERWTYWEKFDFLAVFWGMFAIGGSGLLLWFPEFFGRFMPGWVFNVAIIVHSDEALLATGFIFTVHFFNTHFRPGKFPMDMVIFRGRLPKWEMYEERADWVERLKREGRLEALEAKPAHPLEDLFGHLFGAVALGIGLICIGLIVWGFLAH, from the coding sequence GCCCTCCTGCTCGCACTGACCCTCGCGGCTTCGCCGTGGATTCCTTATGCCCACGGCAGCATCGACGACAGCCAGTGTATCGAGTGCCACGACGAGATCGACTACGAGGCCTTCAACACCTCGGTCCACGGGCGCCACGCCTGCAACAGCTGCCACTTCGACGTGATCGACATCGCCGACCACGAGACCTGCGGGTCGGCCACCCAACAGAAGGCAGAGACCTGCCACCGCTGCCACCCGGACGAAGGCCGCGAGCACTTCGCGTCGGTGCACATGATCAACGACATCAAGTGCGCCGACTGCCACTCCGAGGTCCACGCCATCCAGAAGTGGGAAGGAAACAAGCAGGTCGGCGTGGACAAGTGCCTGGGGTGCCACGACGGCAGCGACTACCTGGCCAGCGTACACGGCCAGGCGGTGGCGAAGGGCAACGCCGATTCCGCTTCCTGCGCCGACTGCCACGGGCTGCACCGGATCGAGCCCGTGGGTGAGCCCGGCACCCACGACTACGTGGTCTTCCACACCCGGAGCTGCCAGCGCTGCCACGCCGACGCGGAGATGATGGCGCGCAACAACGTGCTGCCCATTGCCGTGAAGACCTACGAAGACAGCTACCACGGCAAGGTGGAACGTCTGGGGTCGGGGCTGGCCGCGGGCTGCGCCGACTGCCACATGGCCCACGGGGTCTTCTCCGGGGAGGACCCGCGCTCGAGCATCCACCCCGAAAACCTCACCGAGACCTGCGGGGCCTGCCACCCCGGCAGCACGATCCGGTTCTCCCAATTCCTGGCCCACGCCGATTATCACGACCGCGAGAACTACCCCATCCTGTACTGGACCTACATGACCATGACGAGCCTGCTCGTCACGGTCTTCGCCGTGTTCTGGATCCACACCCTGCTGTGGTGGCGCAAGGCCTACTGGTCCCGGCGCGAGAAGCTGTTGGAAGGGAACTTCGCGCACTCCCACGTGGACGAGCCGCTGCGCCCCTACCGGCGGTTCTCCTGGTTCGACATGCTGCTGCACATCTTGATGGTCGTGAGCTTCCTCGGGCTCGTGGTGACCGGCCTGCCCCTCAAGTTCCACCGGGCCCCGTGGGCAGGAGCCCTCATGGACCTGCTGGGCGGGCCCCACATGGCGGGGGACATCCACCGGTACTGCGCCATGATCACCTTCGTGTACTTCGGCTCGTGCATGGCGTACATCGTGTACTTCCTGTTCTTCAAGAAGCTCAGCCAGACCCCGCTGCAAAGGCTCTTCGGGCCCGACTCTCTCTTCCCCACCCTGCGCGACGTCACCGACATCACGGCCATGTTCCGGTGGTTCTTCGGGGGGCGCAAGGAACCCCAGTTCGAGCGATGGACCTACTGGGAGAAGTTCGACTTCCTCGCGGTCTTCTGGGGTATGTTTGCCATCGGCGGGTCGGGGCTGCTCCTATGGTTCCCCGAGTTCTTCGGCCGGTTCATGCCGGGGTGGGTCTTCAACGTGGCCATCATCGTCCACAGCGACGAGGCGCTGCTCGCCACCGGCTTCATCTTCACCGTCCACTTCTTCAACACCCACTTCCGGCCCGGAAAGTTCCCCATGGACATGGTGATCTTCCGCGGGCGCCTGCCCAAGTGGGAGATGTACGAGGAACGGGCCGACTGGGTCGAGCGACTGAAGCGGGAGGGGCGGCTCGAGGCCCTGGAGGCCAAGCCGGCCCACCCCCTGGAGGACCTCTTCGGCCACCTCTTCGGAGCCGTGGCCCTGGGCATCGGCTTGATCTGCATCGGCCTGATCGTGTGGGGCTTCCTCGCCCACTGA
- a CDS encoding XRE family transcriptional regulator, whose translation MVETELIRVGERIKQVREKAGLSLQELAERTGYSSALVNQIENHLLSPPLGALGKLAQALGVRIGELWGDEAAEPYAIVRKGDRRQVSRFASKEGVAYGYTYEALGFGKKSRHVEPFLITLEPPTVKELPPSVHAGEEFLFVLSGRMEVLLAGHQDILEPGDSILYDASVPHRVSCAGGEPAQVLAVIWTPEG comes from the coding sequence ATGGTCGAGACCGAGCTCATCCGGGTGGGCGAGAGGATCAAGCAGGTTCGGGAGAAGGCCGGCCTGTCCCTCCAGGAGCTGGCCGAGCGTACGGGATACTCCTCGGCCCTGGTCAACCAGATCGAGAACCACCTCCTGAGCCCGCCCCTGGGTGCCCTGGGAAAGCTTGCCCAGGCCCTGGGCGTGCGCATCGGCGAGCTGTGGGGCGACGAGGCCGCCGAACCCTACGCCATCGTGCGCAAGGGCGACCGGCGCCAGGTCTCGCGATTCGCCTCCAAGGAGGGGGTGGCCTACGGCTATACCTACGAGGCCCTGGGTTTCGGCAAGAAGTCGCGGCACGTGGAGCCCTTCCTCATCACCCTGGAGCCTCCCACCGTGAAGGAGCTCCCGCCCTCGGTCCACGCGGGGGAGGAGTTCCTCTTCGTCCTCTCGGGCCGCATGGAAGTGCTCCTGGCGGGGCATCAAGACATTCTCGAGCCGGGCGACAGCATTCTCTACGACGCCTCGGTACCCCACCGGGTCTCCTGCGCCGGGGGCGAGCCCGCCCAGGTGCTCGCCGTGATCTGGACGCCGGAGGGCTAG
- a CDS encoding chemotaxis protein, whose protein sequence is MAANPGILTDVGTNELEIVEFFVDGRPYAINVAKVREIIRPGAIMAVPGSHPCMTGVFRNREDVIPLVDLGKWLGSATAVDSQQAKVIVAEFNLMKVGFLVHGVSRIHRLTWDDLETPGRGSMTESRSALGYMRLGKGSDEGERIVFLLDFERIVAELNPSVAPAPTPAAPGDAERRHGRTVLIAEDSGLIRKLMRQELEGGGYTVVVTTDGQEAWERVSGGPPVDVVISDIEMPRMDGHHLTRRIKTDERLRAIPVVLYSSMIYEEMRKKGEAVGADAQICKPDISRLLQTVDGLLFP, encoded by the coding sequence ATGGCGGCGAACCCGGGCATCCTGACCGACGTGGGCACCAACGAGCTGGAGATCGTGGAGTTCTTCGTGGACGGCCGGCCCTACGCCATCAACGTGGCGAAGGTCCGGGAGATCATCCGGCCCGGCGCGATCATGGCGGTGCCCGGCTCCCACCCCTGCATGACCGGCGTCTTCCGCAACCGCGAGGACGTGATCCCCCTGGTGGATCTGGGCAAGTGGCTGGGGAGCGCCACGGCGGTCGACTCCCAGCAGGCCAAGGTGATCGTGGCGGAGTTCAACCTCATGAAGGTGGGGTTTCTCGTCCACGGCGTGAGCCGCATCCACCGCCTCACCTGGGACGACCTGGAGACCCCCGGACGGGGTAGCATGACCGAGAGCCGCTCGGCCCTGGGGTACATGCGGCTCGGCAAGGGCAGCGACGAGGGCGAGCGCATCGTCTTCCTCCTGGACTTCGAGCGCATCGTGGCCGAGCTCAATCCCTCGGTGGCCCCGGCTCCGACACCCGCTGCCCCCGGCGACGCGGAGCGGCGCCACGGCCGCACCGTCCTCATCGCCGAAGACAGCGGCCTCATCCGAAAGCTCATGCGGCAGGAACTCGAGGGGGGAGGATACACCGTGGTCGTGACCACCGACGGCCAGGAGGCCTGGGAGCGGGTCTCCGGCGGGCCGCCGGTGGACGTGGTCATCTCCGACATCGAGATGCCGCGGATGGACGGTCACCACCTCACCCGCCGCATCAAGACCGACGAACGCCTGCGCGCCATCCCCGTCGTGCTCTACTCCTCCATGATCTACGAGGAAATGCGCAAGAAGGGAGAGGCCGTGGGGGCCGACGCCCAGATCTGCAAGCCAGACATCTCCCGCCTCCTCCAGACCGTGGACGGACTGCTCTTTCCCTGA